The sequence GTCAGCAGTCCGCCGTCGTACAGGACCGCCTCCTCGGACGGGCTGATGCCGCGTTGCCACCGCCGGTGCCCGGTACCGGCGTCGAGGGCCACCACGCGCCTGGTCCTGTCGTCCGGTTCCTCGTACATGTAGACCAGCCCGTCGCGAACGCCGATCGGCTGCGTCCCCTGAGGGCGGGTGCCGGTCCGCCACAGGATGCGGCCGGAGGCCGCGTCGATCCTGGCGGCCGTGAAGCCCGTACCTCCGCAGAACAGGGCGGTTCCCTCCGCCACGCATCCGGTGCTGTCGTAGTCGAGAGGGACACCCTTCACGTCGTACCGCAGCTCCTTCTGCCACGGCCGCCAGCCGTCGGGCAGTGACGCGGCACGGGCGGAGGTCTCGGAACCGGTGGTGTCCCCATCGGACACGAAGACACTCACCCCGATACCCAGCGCCGCGCCGAGGCCGGTGAGCAGCATCCGGGCTCGGCGTCGCTTGCCGGCGCCGGTCGCGCCGCCCGTGGAGGGGGCGTCCGCGCTCCGAGAAGCGGGGCGGCCCGGGGGTTTCGCGGACCGGGTCTTCGGGGACCCGGTGGCGTCGGATTCCGGCAGCGTCTGGAGCATGCGGTGTATGTCCGTCAGTTCCGGCCGTGCGGCAGGGTCCTTGTCCAAGCAGCGCTCGACAATGCCCAGGAGTGCTTCGGGCACCCCGCCGAGGTCCGGGGTCCCGAACACCACCTGATAGCCGGTTATGTACGGGCTCTCGGCGTCGAACGGTCCCGTGCCGATGGCCGCGAACACCAGCAGCGACCCCAGCGAGAACACGTCCGAGGCCGGGGTGACGTCTCGGGGAGAGGCCAGTTGTTCCGGCGACATGAACGGCGGAGTGCCGATCATCCGCCCGGTCGTGGTGAGGCGCTGGTTGTCAGAAGCGCGCGATATGCCGAAGTCGATGACGCGCGGCCCGTCCCCGGTCATCAGGACGTTGCCCGGTTTGAGGTCCCGGTGCACCAGGCCCGCCCGGTGGATGTCGCGCAGCGCCTCGGTGAGCCCCAGCCCCAGCGCGCGCAGCTCCCGCTGGCTCAACGGGCCGTCCTTCTCCACGACTTCGGCGAGGTTGAGCCCCGGCACGTAGAGCGTCGCCATCCACGGCCGGTCGGCGTCCGGGTCGGCGTCCACGACAGGCGCGGTGAAGGCGCCGCTCACTCTGCGCGCTGCCGCGATCTCCTGCCGGAAGCGGGTCCGGAACTCCTCCTCCTGGGCATAGGGGCCGTGCACGAGCTTGACCGCGACCTGCCGTCCGGAGGCGGAGACTCCCAGATAGACGACTCCCATGCCGCCCGCCCCGAGCCGACCGAGAAGGGTGTATCCGCCTATGGACTCCGGGTCCCCGGTGCTCAGGGGCGTCATCACCGATCGTCCTTCCCCGCGCCTGCCTGCCTCACGGGGATCAGAGTAGGGCCTGCCGCCCCGGAAACGGAGCCGCCCATATCGCGCGTCGGTGCCCTGTGTCCCTGAGCCGCGCGATGGGCCATCCGAAAACGAATCGGTCGACTGTTGATACAGGCCGGCGGTGGACCAGGTTGCTTCGCTGCAACAGCGTTTTCGAGCCTGGTCTTTAGGCGACTTCGACGCCGGAGAGGGCATTAACCGGCCACAGTTGAGCCTGGCTGCCGGGAAGATTCTCCAGCACGCCGAACCTCCCCCGGGCATTGCGCATCTTCAGTTGTGCAGGCGCGCACTGACCTCGCGCGCCGCTTCGTATTCGAGGGGAGCCCGAAACTTCATGCAGACCAAGCTGACCGCCGTGGCCCTTGCGGCGATCGTCGTCGCCGGCACTGCCGCTGCCGCCGTCCCGGCCTCGGCCGCCCCCGCCAAGGCCGAGCCGACCCGCTGCCACACCGCCGACCTGAAGGCCGGCTTCGCCACGGGGGATGACGCGAAGCCGGAGATGCAGCAGACCAAGAAGCAGACCCAGGCGTACATCTGGTTCACCAACCGGAGCAAGCGCACCTGCACCCTGTCCGGCTTCGCCGGTGTCGACATGATCGGCGCTCAGAAGACCGACGGCACCTGGTCGCTGGCGCGCTCTTCCAAGAAGCCCGAGAAGATCACCCTGAAGCAGGGGGACACGGTGGACTTCAGCATCACCCTGCTCCCGGTGGCCAAGTCCACGTCGCAGAAGGAGAAGTTCGTTCCGGCGAAGTTCCTGGTCACCCCGCCGAACGAGACAAAGCACTTCACCCTGGAGTGGCCGTTCGGCGGCCAGATCCTCAAGCAGGACGGCGCCACCCACCCGGGCACCTACCTCAACCCGGTCGGTCTGTAACCAACTGGACGGCCGACAACTTCTCCCCGAGGTGATCAGGATCCCCAGTGAACGACGTGGAATTCTCCGATGCCGTGGAGACGGTCCTGCGGGATCTCCGGGCACAGTGCGCGGTGCAGCCAGACGTACGTTCGGATGACACGATCGGGATCACGCTCTGGGCCCCGGACGGTTCAGGCCAGGGCCTGACACCACATCCGGATGGCACCGCCGCGGAGTTGCTCGTGCACCTGGCAGATCAGGTCCAGGACTGGGCGGTGGAGGCACTGTGGTCTGAAGGCCTGTCGGCGGTCTGGCCACAGTGCCCGACACACCCGGACACGCATCCGCTGACGGCGACCGTCCGCACGGACGCGGCGGTGTGGGTATGTCCGAAGAGGGGAACGACGGTGGCGCGGATCGGGGAACTGAAGACCCACTAGAGCGGGCGGGGCCCGCGGCCGGCGACCGTCAGGGCCGGCCGTGCAGCGGCCCACGCCGGCGTCTCATGGTCTGTCTCGGCGCATATGGCCCACTCCGCCCGGGGGAGCCGGCCGGCCTCCGCCGTCGGGATGTCGACGTCGAAGCGTTGAAGGTCACGGTCCGCTGTGCCGAGCCGGAGCGTACGAACGGCCGCCGTGCTCCAGGCGACACCAGATCCGAAGCCGGAACCCGGACAGTCCACCTCCCCGCGTTCCTCCGCCGGGAGGTGCGTCTCCACATGGAGCTTCCCACGTCCGGGCCGGCGGTATCAGTCCGGTTCAGCCGACGTCCGGGGAGCCGCGGAACGCCCCGGCCAGTACGGGGACCAGCCACCGCTCGATCTGCTCAGGGGGCTCGGCGGCCAGTTCGGTACCTATGGGCGCCAGCACGAGCCAGTTCAGCAGGCCGGCCGCGCACCGGATGCGGAAGTCCAACTCCCGCTCGTCGACTCCGGGAGCATTCGTCGAGAGCTGCCGGACGATGTCCCGCCGGGACTGCTGGAACTTCGCCGTCAGCCGGCCCCAGCCCTCAGGGGGGTCGATCCCGACGCGAGCCACCGTCCGCATGACCGCCAGATCCCGTCCGCCGGCCGCCAGCGCACGCATCATCGGCCCGGCGAACGCCGCGGCCAGATCCTCGACGCCGGATGCGGGGTCGAGCGAAGCGACCTCGTCGATCTGAGCGTCCAGATACCGCTCCAGCGCGTTCTCGATCGCCGAATCGCACAGCGCCTTCAGTGACCCGAAGTGATAGCTCACCGCGGAGACGTTGGCTCCCGCGCGATCCGTGATCTCGCGGAGGGTCACACCCTCCTGGCCACGTCGCGCGAGCAACTCCTGCGTGGCGGCCAGCAGGCCGTCCCGCGTCCGCTGCCCGGCCTCGCGGCGTTGATCTGTCCGTTCTGTCGCCCTGGACACAACTCAAACAGCTGCTTGATTTTGCTGTCAAGCAGCCGATCGCCGGACGGCCGGCCCATCGGCGACCGCAGAACGCCAGGCCGGCGCCCGCCTCCCTCGGGGTGGGACACCACCCCAACACATAAATCAATCATTCGCTTGACATCTTTGTGGCGCCGTTCATACAGCCAAGCGAGCGTTTGATTGAAAAGCGCCGCACCCGGCGCGACCCCGTCTCGACGGATCTCGGATCCCGAGAACCACCACGGAGGAACACGACGTGAAGTCGCTCGGATGGAAGACGATCACCGCCACGGCCGCGGTCACGAGCCTGGCCGGTCTCGCCATCGCCGCCGCACCGACACAGGCCGCAAGCCCCGTCGCCGGCGGCGCACACGTCCGCACCGCCGGCAACTCGCAGGCCCACGCGGCCCTGAGCCCTCGCGAACTGGCGGCGCTGCCGCTCACCAACCGCCACTTGACCCGGCACGAGATAGCCAATCTCGCGGTCGTGCTGAACGCGTACCACGTGGCGGAGGGCAAGCGCCTGGACGTCCCCGCCTTCGTCAACAGCTTCGCCAAGGACGGCGTCTTCAACGACGAGGTCGCCGGCAAGGCCTACCAGGGCAAGGCGCTCGGTGACGTTCTGCCCTACATGGCCAACCTCTTCCCCGATGTTCACCGTGACCTCAAGCGCATCACCGTGAACGGAGACGTGATCAGCCTGGAGCTGTCGATCCGGGGCACGTTCGAGGGACCGCTCCAGACGCCGGCGGGCACCGTCAAGCCGACCGGCGCGAAGGTCGACGCGCCGACCGCCGACTTCTGGTACCTGCACAACGGCAAGGTCGAGAAGTTCAACTGCTACGTCGGCTACACGAAGATGTACTCCGACATGGGCGTGAACCTCGACTGGGCCTCGGCGGTCAACAAGCACTGAGCCGTTCCCCGGCGGGTGCGGCCCGGCACTACCGGCCGTGCGTCACCGGCCGGGGCCCGACTGGCCCGGCATGCCGGGCCCTTCGCTCTCGACACCCCGCTGAACCGCATCGTCGCCGACCGGCGCCGAAGCCCCGCATACAGCCGACGGTGCCCGCCGCCCCACGACGGCGGGCACCGTTGCCGGGCGGGTTCGGGGGCGTCGCCTCACCTCTGGGGCTTGCAGTCGTAGAGGGCGAAGCTGCCGCCGGTGCGGCGGCCGTAGGCGGTGGGCCGGATGCGGGTGCAGTGGGACTTCACCCAGGTCGTGGCGGCAGTGGTGGGGCGCTGGGTGGTGAGCAGCGCATAGCGCAGCTGGTGGGCGGTGACGAGGCTGCCGAGCTGCTGAGCGGTGGGGAACGGGGTGCTGCCGGTGAAGCCGCCCATGACGAGGATGGGCTCGGACTTCGCGCGCAGCAGAGGCTCGGCGGTGTAGGCGGCCTGGGTGGCGAGCAGGTACTTCTCGCCGTGGCGGTGCGTGGTGAGGTAGTCGAGCAGGGCGGTGTCGCGGGCGCTCGGCTGGTCGAGTCCTATCCTTCGCGGAGCGTGGCGGTGATGGACGCTGTCGTGGTACGCGTTGCCGACCGGACCGGTCATCGGCGAGGTGGTGGCGCCCGCGTAGAGCGGGTCGAGGCTGGAGACGGCCCAGCCGGCCGGTACGACCAGGGTGGCCGCGATCCCGGCGGCGAGGGCGGCGTGGACCATCCGCGGGGAGGTGCGCGGCCCGCGGGCCCACAGGCCCACCACGCCGCACAGCGCGAGCATCACAGCGACCGGCAGCAGCCAGGAGACGAATCGGGTCGGCCAGTCGAGCACCAGCGCCCACGCCGCCGTCAGCACGATCGCCGCCGGCAGCGCCATGTGCCGCCGGCCGCCCGCCGCGTGCTCCGCCTCCCGCACCGACTCGTACTTCGCCTCGTACTCCGACCGGAAGAGCGCGATCCCGCCGCCGGCCAGCGCGGCGAGCGCCGGGGCGATGACGGCCGTGTAGTAGGCGTGGTTGCCGTTGGAGGCGCTGAACACCACGGTGTGCACGGCCAGCCAGCCACCCCACATCAGAAATCCCGCGCGCAGCAGGTCGGTTCGCGGTTGCCCGGCGCGCCAGACGACGCCCAGGACCGCGGCGAGCACGGCGAGAGGCAGGAACCAGGCGATCTGCGGGCCGACCGTGTGGTTGATCAGCATGTCCCAGCCGGTGTTGCCGGTGGTGCGGCTGGCGGCGGTGCCCGCTACGGCGCCGAACGCGGTGGGATCGCTGCCGAAGCGGCTCAGGCCGTTGTAGCCGAAGACCAGGGCGAACGGATCGTTGTCGGACGTTCCGTCGAGGTACGGGCGGTCGGCGGCCGGTGTCACCCAGGCGATCAGCACCCAGGAGCAGGAGACCGCCAGCGCGACCGCACCGCCCAGCAGGACGCGCAGAGCCCGCTTCAACGGCGTCCCGGGCGCGACGAGTTGGTACACGGCGGCGAAGACCGGCAGCACCAGCCACGCCTGCAGCATCTTCGCCTGGAAGGCGAGCCCGACCCAGATCCCGCAGGTGATCAGCGGCAGCAGCCGCTCGGTGCGCACCGCCTTCTGCAGCGCTCCGGCGGCCGCCACCAGCAGCAGAGTGAGCGCGGTGTCCGGGATGGTGGCACGGTTGAGCACCACGGTGATCGGGGTGAGGGTGAGCGTCAGCGCGGCGATCAGCGCGGCGAACGGCCCGGCCCAGGCCCGTACGATCCGGTGCAACAGCCATACGGTGAGCACGCCCTCGACGACCTGCGGAAGCGCGGCCGCCCAGGTGTGCGGGCCGAAGAGCCAGACGGAGACGGCGTCGGGCCAGAAGGCGCCGGGCAGCTTGTCGATGCTGATCGAACCGCCGGCGTCGAGCCCGCCGAAGAAGAAGGCCCGCCAGCCGCCGGCCATCGACCGTATCGCCGCACCGTAGAAGGGGTGGAGCGCGGCGTGCCCGATGCCCCAGGAGTACAGCACCGTGGCGACGACCAGCACCGCGGCGAGCGCCGGGCGCTCCCAGCGCGGGGCGTCTTCCGTCCGGCCGGAGCGGCGGTTGGCCGCCCGGCTGCCTCGGTGCGCTCCGGTGGGCTGGACGGCGGGGATGGCGGTCATGGCAGTGGTCCTCGGATCAGCAGGTCAGGTGGAGCGGCGGCGCACTGGCGGCGGGATCACAGGCGGCGGGCCGCCCGGAAGCCGCGGGCGTAGAAGTCGGTGCCGTCAAGGAGCGAGCGGCCGGAAAGATCGCCCAGCGTGGGGCCGTTGGCGGCGGAGCGGCTGGAGTAGAAGCGGTGCCGGCCCTGGTCGTCGAGGCCCATGTACATGCCGCAGTGGTCGATGAAGTCCGGCCGGTCCTTGATGATGGCGAAGAAGACCAGGTCGCCGGGCTGAAGGAGACCCAGGTCGGTGGCCTGCTGCCTGCCGGTGTGGGGGATCACCGGGCGGCCGGGTCCGTAGGCGGCGATGGCGAAGGCGCGGCGCGGCAGACCGGTGCCCTGGGCGTTGGTGTTGTGCAGGGGGATGCCCATGCGGTAGCCCCACACCAGACGCTGGAAGCCGGAGCAGTCGACGTCGCCGTAGCGGGCCTGCTCCGGCTGCACGCGCGTGCCGTCCGGGAAGGTCCAGGGAATGCCCAGATAGTCGTAGAAGTCGGACTGTTCGTCGTGGTAGGCGAAGTCCAGCGGGTTGTTGACCTTGGAATTGCGCGGGCCGAAGTGCGCGGTGCCCGCGTAGCGCACGCCGCGGGCG is a genomic window of Streptomyces griseochromogenes containing:
- a CDS encoding protein kinase domain-containing protein; protein product: MTPLSTGDPESIGGYTLLGRLGAGGMGVVYLGVSASGRQVAVKLVHGPYAQEEEFRTRFRQEIAAARRVSGAFTAPVVDADPDADRPWMATLYVPGLNLAEVVEKDGPLSQRELRALGLGLTEALRDIHRAGLVHRDLKPGNVLMTGDGPRVIDFGISRASDNQRLTTTGRMIGTPPFMSPEQLASPRDVTPASDVFSLGSLLVFAAIGTGPFDAESPYITGYQVVFGTPDLGGVPEALLGIVERCLDKDPAARPELTDIHRMLQTLPESDATGSPKTRSAKPPGRPASRSADAPSTGGATGAGKRRRARMLLTGLGAALGIGVSVFVSDGDTTGSETSARAASLPDGWRPWQKELRYDVKGVPLDYDSTGCVAEGTALFCGGTGFTAARIDAASGRILWRTGTRPQGTQPIGVRDGLVYMYEEPDDRTRRVVALDAGTGHRRWQRGISPSEEAVLYDGGLLTLSPDSSSFVAYGPSGKELWRAPSLDEYCTPSAPGGVPYALCSKASEPDQAPIELMRLGPGSLTETATLPKKAQALGAAGGQPLFLAPQTAKNVYESGYERPYNALLRVASETGQVKRIPLAHPLTGAATLVDGVVYFVRSDGSVTAVSADSGRQLWQKVTDVESLSAPAVSATYKRVYFSNRFGRLLALDSRTGAEVWRTSALDDPGDKTQAYPPRVLLVKDAIVAMAGDTAFSRSPNGPT
- a CDS encoding DUF4232 domain-containing protein: MQTKLTAVALAAIVVAGTAAAAVPASAAPAKAEPTRCHTADLKAGFATGDDAKPEMQQTKKQTQAYIWFTNRSKRTCTLSGFAGVDMIGAQKTDGTWSLARSSKKPEKITLKQGDTVDFSITLLPVAKSTSQKEKFVPAKFLVTPPNETKHFTLEWPFGGQILKQDGATHPGTYLNPVGL
- a CDS encoding TetR/AcrR family transcriptional regulator; translated protein: MSRATERTDQRREAGQRTRDGLLAATQELLARRGQEGVTLREITDRAGANVSAVSYHFGSLKALCDSAIENALERYLDAQIDEVASLDPASGVEDLAAAFAGPMMRALAAGGRDLAVMRTVARVGIDPPEGWGRLTAKFQQSRRDIVRQLSTNAPGVDERELDFRIRCAAGLLNWLVLAPIGTELAAEPPEQIERWLVPVLAGAFRGSPDVG
- a CDS encoding nuclear transport factor 2 family protein: MKSLGWKTITATAAVTSLAGLAIAAAPTQAASPVAGGAHVRTAGNSQAHAALSPRELAALPLTNRHLTRHEIANLAVVLNAYHVAEGKRLDVPAFVNSFAKDGVFNDEVAGKAYQGKALGDVLPYMANLFPDVHRDLKRITVNGDVISLELSIRGTFEGPLQTPAGTVKPTGAKVDAPTADFWYLHNGKVEKFNCYVGYTKMYSDMGVNLDWASAVNKH
- a CDS encoding ArnT family glycosyltransferase, which encodes MTAIPAVQPTGAHRGSRAANRRSGRTEDAPRWERPALAAVLVVATVLYSWGIGHAALHPFYGAAIRSMAGGWRAFFFGGLDAGGSISIDKLPGAFWPDAVSVWLFGPHTWAAALPQVVEGVLTVWLLHRIVRAWAGPFAALIAALTLTLTPITVVLNRATIPDTALTLLLVAAAGALQKAVRTERLLPLITCGIWVGLAFQAKMLQAWLVLPVFAAVYQLVAPGTPLKRALRVLLGGAVALAVSCSWVLIAWVTPAADRPYLDGTSDNDPFALVFGYNGLSRFGSDPTAFGAVAGTAASRTTGNTGWDMLINHTVGPQIAWFLPLAVLAAVLGVVWRAGQPRTDLLRAGFLMWGGWLAVHTVVFSASNGNHAYYTAVIAPALAALAGGGIALFRSEYEAKYESVREAEHAAGGRRHMALPAAIVLTAAWALVLDWPTRFVSWLLPVAVMLALCGVVGLWARGPRTSPRMVHAALAAGIAATLVVPAGWAVSSLDPLYAGATTSPMTGPVGNAYHDSVHHRHAPRRIGLDQPSARDTALLDYLTTHRHGEKYLLATQAAYTAEPLLRAKSEPILVMGGFTGSTPFPTAQQLGSLVTAHQLRYALLTTQRPTTAATTWVKSHCTRIRPTAYGRRTGGSFALYDCKPQR
- a CDS encoding NlpC/P60 family protein, yielding MHSAPAGRPSRPTRRAMLGTIAGVAAAGVAGGFAWDHLGHGGNGGDDHGGTAADGTGTGSNARRNGKHTFERLSAPDRTVVRAADGGTLATFTDGARTAVLTGPARTFSEPRTTEAKVTTDAWVRVLPHPWQRGMEQSAWFKGWFGKALADTSPDVFAVAFEYSSAGARDKHNARGVRYAGTAHFGPRNSKVNNPLDFAYHDEQSDFYDYLGIPWTFPDGTRVQPEQARYGDVDCSGFQRLVWGYRMGIPLHNTNAQGTGLPRRAFAIAAYGPGRPVIPHTGRQQATDLGLLQPGDLVFFAIIKDRPDFIDHCGMYMGLDDQGRHRFYSSRSAANGPTLGDLSGRSLLDGTDFYARGFRAARRL